In Sporosarcina psychrophila, a genomic segment contains:
- the sigW gene encoding RNA polymerase sigma factor SigW translates to MDELINKRINEVLKGDQNAFEEVVTLFQHRLYQVCYRMLGNAQEAEDIAQEAFVRAYINIHTFDQKRKFSTWLFRIATNLCIDRIRKKKPDYYLDANVPGTDGLNMYSQIAASGELPEDEVERMELQERIHYEIGRLPDKYRSVIILRYIEELPLQEIGDILELPLGTVKTRVHRGREALRKQIGNM, encoded by the coding sequence TTGGATGAACTGATCAATAAACGAATAAATGAAGTCTTGAAAGGCGATCAAAATGCATTTGAAGAAGTAGTGACTTTATTTCAGCATCGCCTATACCAAGTATGTTACAGGATGCTTGGCAACGCACAAGAAGCAGAGGATATTGCGCAGGAAGCATTTGTCCGTGCCTATATCAATATTCATACATTCGATCAAAAACGGAAGTTTTCAACGTGGCTGTTTCGGATTGCGACGAATTTATGCATCGACCGAATTCGAAAGAAGAAACCTGATTATTATCTCGATGCAAATGTCCCGGGTACAGATGGTCTGAATATGTACTCACAAATTGCCGCATCCGGCGAGCTACCTGAAGATGAAGTCGAAAGAATGGAATTACAGGAACGAATCCACTACGAAATCGGAAGACTTCCTGATAAATACCGTTCCGTCATTATTTTAAGGTATATCGAGGAATTACCGCTACAAGAAATTGGTGACATTTTGGAATTACCACTAGGGACCGTAAAGACCCGTGTCCATAGAGGGCGGGAAGCACTTCGGAAACAGATAGGTAATATGTAG
- a CDS encoding anti-sigma factor family protein codes for MNTCPEQIVHYMHAYLDGDISRDEERLLKEHLDSCKECKEIMNGLTESIAFIGSAAKIKAPDSFVNGVMARLPKEKSQAGVQRWLRSHPLLAAAAMFLILMSATLFSSYGNDQQFSVTKQPNLVVEGQTVLVPAGETVKGDIVVKNGTLRIEGEVDGNVTVIRGSKYMASTAIVTGKSEEIDKVFDWLWYKIKTTAKDIFPSSKDDKQDEK; via the coding sequence ATGAATACGTGTCCGGAACAAATCGTTCACTATATGCACGCGTATTTAGACGGTGATATTAGCCGTGACGAAGAGCGGCTATTGAAAGAACACCTAGATAGCTGCAAAGAATGTAAGGAAATTATGAATGGATTAACTGAGTCTATTGCTTTTATAGGAAGTGCTGCAAAAATAAAGGCACCGGACAGCTTTGTCAACGGTGTTATGGCACGACTTCCCAAAGAAAAATCCCAAGCGGGTGTTCAACGCTGGTTGCGTAGCCATCCACTTTTGGCAGCTGCAGCCATGTTTTTAATCCTTATGAGTGCAACACTATTTTCAAGTTATGGAAACGACCAGCAGTTTTCGGTGACGAAACAGCCGAATCTTGTTGTCGAAGGACAAACGGTACTCGTGCCCGCCGGTGAAACAGTTAAAGGTGACATAGTCGTTAAAAATGGTACCCTCCGTATCGAAGGAGAAGTGGATGGCAACGTTACAGTTATTAGGGGTTCTAAATATATGGCCTCTACAGCGATTGTAACTGGTAAGAGCGAGGAAATTGACAAAGTGTTTGACTGGCTTTGGTATAAAATAAAAACAACAGCTAAAGACATCTTTCCATCATCAAAAGATGACAAGCAAGATGAAAAGTAG
- a CDS encoding YbbR-like domain-containing protein gives MDKFMNSPWFLRLTALFLAIILFFTVQAEEKKGSKAVGDARDIIQDFPVQVFYDNENLVVTGVPETVNMTIEGPANIVQTTKLLKDFTLRVDLSSLPMGKHTVEIQSENVSEKLKVIFDPATIEVVIEEKITQTFRVDPELNERLLAEEFNVVKIDVDPSTIEVTGAKSVIESISFVKASITGDKEINKSFEQQARVRVLDKDLTKLNVTIVPEQVTVKVEISEYSKEVPIVLKSRGVPVTGVTVDAISAQDKTISLFGPRKVLDQIKEFSVDVDVSEVKGQGTMAIDLKKPKGVTKMSLDKVKVKIDATVIDSDLEVINPEPPVEDVKVVTKEFKDIPVTVKGLDESFTSSFQKPAAGLVVLTVTAEQDVIDTLEKSDFTVYIDASETTDEGEQNFSVLVEGPLDVKWILSDKEVTMHIELA, from the coding sequence ATGGATAAGTTTATGAATAGCCCATGGTTTCTTCGCTTGACAGCCTTATTCCTTGCAATTATTCTTTTTTTTACTGTGCAGGCAGAAGAAAAAAAGGGTAGCAAAGCAGTTGGAGATGCGAGGGACATCATTCAGGATTTCCCTGTACAAGTGTTTTATGACAATGAAAATCTTGTCGTGACGGGAGTTCCAGAAACGGTCAATATGACCATTGAAGGCCCAGCGAATATTGTCCAGACAACGAAATTATTAAAAGACTTTACGCTACGAGTCGATTTGTCTAGTTTGCCAATGGGTAAGCATACAGTTGAGATTCAAAGTGAGAATGTTTCTGAGAAGCTGAAAGTCATCTTCGATCCCGCGACAATCGAAGTCGTAATCGAAGAGAAAATCACACAAACATTCCGTGTTGATCCTGAACTGAATGAACGTCTGCTTGCTGAAGAGTTCAATGTCGTTAAGATAGATGTCGATCCGTCAACTATCGAAGTGACGGGGGCGAAGAGTGTTATTGAATCGATCAGTTTTGTAAAAGCCTCAATAACAGGAGACAAGGAAATTAACAAATCATTCGAGCAGCAAGCACGGGTCCGGGTTTTAGATAAAGATTTAACGAAGCTGAATGTGACGATTGTTCCTGAACAAGTAACTGTCAAAGTTGAGATTTCCGAATATAGTAAAGAAGTGCCAATCGTACTTAAATCGCGTGGAGTTCCTGTTACTGGTGTCACTGTCGATGCCATTTCTGCTCAGGATAAAACGATTAGTTTATTCGGTCCACGGAAAGTACTGGATCAAATTAAAGAATTCAGCGTTGATGTGGATGTATCCGAAGTAAAAGGACAAGGAACAATGGCGATTGATTTGAAAAAACCTAAAGGTGTTACAAAGATGTCTTTAGATAAAGTTAAAGTGAAAATAGATGCAACAGTGATTGATTCAGACTTGGAAGTAATCAATCCGGAGCCGCCTGTTGAGGATGTAAAAGTAGTTACGAAGGAATTTAAAGACATACCTGTTACTGTAAAAGGACTTGATGAAAGTTTCACGAGTTCATTTCAAAAACCGGCGGCCGGTTTGGTTGTACTAACTGTCACGGCGGAACAGGATGTAATTGATACATTGGAGAAATCAGATTTCACCGTTTATATCGATGCGTCTGAAACCACGGACGAAGGAGAACAGAATTTCTCAGTCTTGGTTGAAGGACCCCTAGATGTGAAATGGATATTATCAGATAAAGAAGTAACGATGCATATTGAACTTGCCTGA
- a CDS encoding GGDEF domain-containing phosphodiesterase: MQGNNKMVDDLIRHDGSHSPEKMLRDIAYALDQSAIVAVTDQTGKIVYVNELFTKIAQYSVEELVGADHRIINSGFHPSSFFKELWATIGRGNTWRGEICNKAKDGSYYWVDTMIVPFLNDNGKPYQYISIRYDITKSKESERMIRDLAYNDQLTSLPNRTSFRKMFYQEIEVAKKQRTKRACIYMNVDRLRYVNDSLGHEVGDYILSVIAKRLRTILKEKTVIGRLSGDEFAFLLLDVRDAQHAEQLTKEVQQYIEEPIEVKDQMHTPSLSFGIALYPEHAKKPSELAMKAEKALSIARTHGGGGCEMYQHGTAAKTLERILLENELRKSVHLGHLHLDYQPKVNLKTGKLIGVEALVRWNHPDLGRIPPDKFIPVAEETKIIIPLGEWVLREACGQAKKWQDNGYGPFRVAINMSAVQLEEPTILHTIKTILEETGVTTDLIEIELTESAFADREDMQGRIREIRALGITVSIDDFGTGYSTFSYIKELPADTIKIDMSFVRDIHLNEDSQAIVKAIVTLADTVGLNVIAEGVEYEEQAVILMNLGCREGQGYYYSKPTSPDACEQFMGKRL; encoded by the coding sequence ATGCAAGGAAATAATAAAATGGTAGATGATTTAATTCGCCATGATGGTAGTCATAGTCCGGAAAAAATGCTTAGGGACATTGCCTATGCACTTGATCAGTCAGCTATTGTTGCTGTCACAGACCAGACAGGGAAAATAGTGTATGTGAATGAGTTGTTTACAAAAATAGCGCAATACAGTGTGGAGGAACTTGTGGGGGCAGACCATCGGATTATCAATTCAGGCTTTCATCCTTCTTCGTTTTTCAAAGAGCTATGGGCGACAATCGGCAGGGGAAATACATGGCGTGGTGAAATCTGTAATAAAGCCAAGGATGGATCTTATTATTGGGTCGACACGATGATAGTTCCATTTTTAAATGATAACGGAAAGCCCTATCAATATATATCCATCCGCTATGACATCACTAAGAGTAAAGAGTCTGAGCGGATGATACGCGACCTTGCTTATAATGACCAATTGACCAGTTTACCTAATCGAACTTCATTTCGGAAAATGTTTTATCAAGAAATAGAAGTAGCGAAAAAACAGAGAACAAAACGAGCCTGTATCTATATGAATGTCGACCGTCTTCGCTATGTGAATGATTCGCTTGGACACGAGGTAGGTGATTATATTTTGTCTGTTATTGCGAAGAGGTTAAGGACAATTCTAAAAGAAAAAACTGTTATTGGCAGACTTTCAGGTGATGAATTTGCATTCCTTCTTTTAGATGTACGTGATGCACAACACGCTGAACAACTGACAAAAGAAGTTCAGCAATATATTGAGGAACCTATTGAAGTAAAGGACCAAATGCACACACCATCTTTAAGTTTCGGGATTGCCTTGTATCCGGAGCATGCTAAAAAACCTTCAGAGCTTGCAATGAAAGCAGAAAAAGCTCTTTCTATCGCCAGAACGCATGGCGGCGGAGGATGTGAGATGTATCAGCACGGAACAGCGGCCAAAACATTGGAGCGGATCTTGCTGGAGAATGAATTACGGAAAAGCGTTCATTTGGGTCATCTCCATCTTGATTATCAGCCTAAAGTGAACTTGAAGACAGGGAAGTTGATAGGTGTTGAAGCGTTAGTGCGGTGGAATCATCCCGATCTTGGCAGAATACCACCCGATAAGTTCATTCCCGTGGCGGAAGAGACGAAAATCATCATACCTCTCGGGGAATGGGTACTGCGTGAAGCTTGCGGGCAGGCAAAAAAGTGGCAAGATAATGGATATGGACCGTTTCGGGTGGCTATCAATATGTCAGCCGTGCAATTGGAAGAACCAACTATTTTGCATACGATTAAAACAATTCTTGAAGAGACGGGTGTCACAACAGATTTGATTGAAATCGAATTAACTGAAAGTGCATTTGCCGACCGGGAAGATATGCAGGGAAGAATTCGTGAAATAAGGGCGTTGGGTATTACGGTGTCTATCGATGACTTTGGAACAGGTTATAGTACGTTTAGTTATATCAAAGAACTACCAGCTGATACGATTAAAATCGATATGTCCTTTGTGCGCGATATACACCTGAATGAAGATAGCCAGGCAATCGTTAAGGCTATTGTAACTTTAGCAGATACTGTGGGCTTAAACGTCATTGCGGAAGGTGTGGAGTATGAAGAACAAGCCGTTATCCTAATGAATTTAGGTTGTCGTGAGGGTCAAGGCTATTACTATAGCAAACCAACGTCTCCTGATGCATGTGAACAGTTCATGGGGAAAAGATTGTAA
- the rocF gene encoding arginase encodes MQHLNISLIGVPLDFGQSRRGVDMGPSAIRYAGAVGRIESIGHQVTDEGDVQVSAVERKKHSDTNLKNLDEVIQATTELARKVAEVVDAGRFPLVLGGDHSIAIGTLAGLSEKYKNLGVIWYDAHADFNTAETSPSGNIHGMPLAVSVGLGHESLVNIHSEGQKVKPKNVVIIGARSVDPEERQLLKEQGVKVFTMHEIDRYGMTSVMEDALAYLRSRDVDGVHLSLDLDGLDPLYTPGVGTPVPGGISYRESHLAMEMLEDSGMITSAEFVEVNPILDEKNKTADVAVGLMGSLFGEKLI; translated from the coding sequence ATGCAACATTTGAATATTTCATTAATCGGTGTACCACTCGATTTTGGACAAAGTCGTCGTGGGGTGGATATGGGGCCAAGTGCAATCCGATATGCAGGTGCTGTAGGGAGAATTGAATCGATTGGCCATCAGGTTACGGATGAGGGCGATGTTCAGGTAAGTGCTGTGGAAAGAAAAAAACATAGTGATACGAATTTGAAGAACTTAGATGAAGTCATTCAAGCGACTACGGAGCTTGCGCGAAAAGTTGCTGAAGTTGTGGATGCGGGTAGATTCCCACTTGTTTTAGGAGGCGATCACAGCATCGCTATTGGAACACTTGCTGGCTTGTCGGAAAAATATAAAAATCTCGGTGTCATCTGGTATGATGCGCATGCAGATTTTAATACTGCAGAGACATCGCCTTCCGGTAATATTCATGGAATGCCTCTTGCCGTAAGTGTTGGGCTAGGGCACGAAAGTCTCGTTAATATACATAGTGAAGGTCAAAAAGTAAAACCGAAGAATGTTGTCATCATCGGAGCACGTTCTGTGGATCCGGAAGAACGTCAATTGCTCAAGGAGCAAGGTGTCAAGGTGTTCACGATGCATGAAATCGATCGCTACGGAATGACTTCGGTTATGGAAGACGCTCTCGCCTATCTACGTTCACGTGATGTCGACGGTGTCCACTTGTCGCTTGACTTAGATGGACTTGATCCGCTGTATACACCAGGAGTCGGAACGCCGGTACCGGGGGGAATTAGTTATCGGGAAAGCCATTTAGCGATGGAAATGCTGGAAGACTCAGGCATGATTACTTCGGCTGAATTTGTAGAAGTAAATCCGATTTTGGATGAGAAGAATAAAACAGCTGATGTTGCGGTAGGTTTAATGGGCTCACTGTTTGGAGAAAAACTAATTTAA
- the cdaA gene encoding diadenylate cyclase CdaA: MPKWQELVDFSPVAAFINIVDVLLVWFVFYKLITIIKGTKAVQLLKGIFVLLIARILTEFFGLDTLQWMMDQVLPFGFLAIIIIFQPELRRALEQIGRGRLFARTMMQEEEERDRLIEAFVKSVSYMAKRRIGALISIEKETGLSEYIETGTGMDSLITSELLINIFIPNTPLHDGAVIVQRNRIAAAGCYLPLSESPFISKELGTRHRAALGISEVTDAVTIIVSEETGAVSLTANGDIDRNLDMEEFEARLRRVWFGLTTEKQDSSIWKWRWRKNG, translated from the coding sequence ATGCCAAAATGGCAAGAATTAGTTGATTTCAGTCCAGTAGCGGCATTTATTAATATTGTAGATGTGCTTCTCGTCTGGTTTGTTTTTTATAAATTGATTACGATTATAAAAGGAACGAAAGCGGTTCAACTTTTAAAAGGGATTTTTGTCCTTCTCATTGCTCGTATTCTGACTGAGTTTTTTGGACTTGATACGCTTCAATGGATGATGGATCAGGTTCTTCCGTTTGGATTTCTGGCTATTATTATCATCTTCCAACCCGAGCTGCGGCGTGCGCTTGAACAGATTGGTAGAGGACGGCTATTTGCTCGTACAATGATGCAGGAAGAAGAGGAACGTGATCGTCTGATTGAAGCGTTTGTGAAATCTGTTAGCTATATGGCGAAACGGCGAATTGGTGCGCTTATTTCAATTGAAAAGGAAACAGGTCTAAGTGAATATATTGAAACCGGTACAGGTATGGATTCGCTGATTACGTCAGAACTTCTTATCAATATCTTCATCCCGAACACGCCACTCCATGATGGTGCAGTCATTGTCCAGCGTAATCGCATTGCGGCAGCAGGATGCTATTTGCCGCTGTCGGAGAGTCCGTTCATCTCAAAGGAGCTTGGAACACGACATCGTGCAGCCCTTGGAATTAGTGAAGTAACGGATGCTGTCACGATTATCGTGTCAGAAGAAACTGGAGCAGTAAGCCTTACTGCAAATGGGGATATAGATCGGAATCTTGATATGGAGGAATTTGAAGCGCGGTTGCGGAGAGTCTGGTTCGGTTTAACAACTGAAAAGCAGGATTCTTCCATCTGGAAGTGGAGGTGGAGAAAAAATGGATAA